One genomic window of Mus musculus strain C57BL/6J chromosome 4, GRCm38.p6 C57BL/6J includes the following:
- the Spen gene encoding msx2-interacting protein isoform X2: MVRETRHLWVGNLPENVREEKIIEHFKRYGRVESVKILPKRGSEGGVAAFVDFVDIKSAQKAHNSVNKMGDRDLRTDYNEPGTIPSAARGLDETVSIASRSREVSGFRGSAGGPAYGPPPSLHAREGRYERRLDGASDNRERAYEHSAYGHHERGTGAFDRTRHYDQDYYRDPRERTLQHGLYYTSRSRSPNRFDAHDPRYEPRAREQFTLPSVVHRDIYRDDITREVRGRRPERSYQHSRSRSPHSSQSRNQSPQRLASQASRPTRSPSGSGSRSRSSSSDSISSSSSSSSNTDSSDSSSTASDDSPARSVQSAAVPAPTSQLLSSLEKDEPRKSFGIKVQNLPVRSTDTSLKDGLFHEFKKFGKVTSVQIHGASEERYGLVFFRQQEDQEKALTASKGKLFFGMQIEVTAWVGPETESENEFRPLDERIDEFHPKATRTLFIGNLEKTTTYHDLRNIFQRFGEIVDIDIKKVNGVPQYAFLQYCDIASVCKAIKKMDGEYLGNNRLKLGFGKSMPTNCVWLDGLSSNVSDQYLTRHFCRYGPVVKVVFDRLKGMALVLYSEIEDAQAAVKETKGRKIGGNKIKVDFANRESQLAFYHCMEKSGQDMRDFYEMLTERREERRGSYEYSQERTYYENVRTPGTYPEDSRRDYPARGREFYSEWETYQGEYYDSRYYDEPREYREYRSDPYEQDIREYSYRQRERERERERFESDRDHERRPIERSQSPVHLRRPQSPGVSPAHSERLPSDSERRLYRRSSERSGSCSSVSPPRYDKLEKARLERYTKNEKADKERTFDPERVERERRIVRKEKGEKDKAERQKRKGKAHSPSSQPSETEQENDREQSPEKPRGSTKLSRDRADKEGPAKNRLELVPCVVLTRVKEKEGKVIEHPPPEKLKARLGRDTTKASALDQKPQAAQGEPAKSDPARGKALREKVLPSHAEVGEKEGRTKLRKHLKAEQTPELSALDLEKLEARKRRFADSGLKIEKQKPEIKKTSPETEDTRILLKKQPDTSRDGVLLREGESERKPVRKEILKRESKKTKLERLNSALSPKDCQDPAAVSAGSGSRPSSDVHAGLGELTHGSVETQETQPKKAIPSKPQPKQLQLLENQGPEKEEVRKNYCRPREEPAEHRAGQEKPHGGNAEEKLGIDIDHTQSYRKQMEQSRRKQRMEMEIAKAEKFGSPKKDVDDYERRSLVHEVGKPPQDVTDDSPPSKKRRTDHVDFDICTKRERNYRSSRQISEDSERTSCSPSVRHGSFHDDDDPRGSPRLVSVKGSPKGDEKGLPYPNAAVRDDPLKCNPYDSGKREQTADTAKIKLSVLNSEGEPSRWDPPMKQDPSRFDVSFPNSVIKRDSLRKRSVRDLEPGEVPSDSDEDAEHRSQSPRASSFYDSPRLSFLLRDRDQKLRERDERLASSLERNKFYSFALDKTITPDTKALLERAKSLSSSREENWSFLDWDSRFANFRNNKDKEKVDSAPRPIPSWYMKKKKIRTDSEGKLADKKDERREEEQERQELFASRFLHSSIFEQDSKRLQHLERKSEEPDLPPGGLYGRQASEGANSTSDSVQEPVVLFHSRFMELTRMQQKEKEKDQKPKEAEKQEEPETHPKTPEPAAETKEPEPKAPVSAGLPAVTVTVVTPEPASSAPEKAEEAAEAPSPAGEKPAEPAPVSEETKLVSEPASVPVEQPRQSDVPPGEDSRDSQDSAALAPSAPQESAATDAVPCVNAEPLTPGTTVSQVESSVDPKPSSPQPLSKLTQRSEEAEEGKVEKPDTTPSTEPDATQNAGVASEAQPPASEDVEANPPVAAKDRKTNKSKRSKTSVQAAAASVVEKPVTRKSERIDREKLKRSSSPRGEAQKLLELKMEAEKITRTASKSSGGDTEHPEPSLPLSRSRRRNVRSVYATMTDHESRSPAKEPVEQPRVTRKRLERELQEAVVPPTTPRRGRPPKTRRRAEEDGEHERKEPAETPRPAEGWRSPRSQKSAAAAGPQGKRGRNEQKVEAAAEAGAQASTREGNPKSRGEREAASEPKRDRRDPSTDKNGPDTFPVEVLERKPPEKTYKSKRGRARSTRSAMDRAAHQRSLEMAARAAGQAADKEAGPAAASPQESESPQKGSGSSPQLANNPADPDREAEEESASASTAPPEGTQLARQIELEQAVQNIAKLPEPSAAAASKGTATATAASEEPAPEHGHKPAHQASETELAAAIGSIISDASGEPENFSAPPSVPPGSQTHPREGMEPGLHEAESGILETGTATESSAPQVSALDPPEGSADTKETRGNSGDSVQEAKGSKVEVTPPRKDKGRQKTTRRRKRNANKKVVAITETRASEAEQTQSESPAAEEATAATPEAPQEEKQSEKPPSPPAECTFDPSKTPPAESLSQENSAAEKTPCKAPVLPALPPLSQPALMDDGPQARFKVHSIIESDPVTPPSDSGIPPPTIPLVTIAKLPPPVIPGGVPHQSPPPKVTEWITRQEEPRAQSTPSPALPPDTKASDMDTSSSTLRKILMDPKYVSATGVTSTSVTSAIAEPVSAPCLQEAPAPPCDPKHPPLEGVSAAAVPNADTQASEVPVAADKEKVAPVIAPKITSVISRMPVSIDLENSQKITLAKPAPQTLTGLVSALTGLVNVSLVPVNALKGPVKGSVATLKGLVSTPAGPVNLLKGPVNVLTGPVNVLTTPVSATVGTVNAAPGPVTAACGVTATTGTAAVTGAVTAPAAKGKQRASSNENSRFHPGSMSVIDDRPADTGSGAGLRVNTSEGVVLLSYSGQKTEGPQRISAKISQIPPASAMDIEFQQSVSKSQVKADSITPTQSAPKGPQTPSAFANVAAHSTLVLTAQTYNASPVISSVKTDRPSLEKPEPIHLSVSTPVTQGGTVKVLTQGINTPPVLVHNQLVLTPSIVTTNKKLADPVTLKIETKVLQPANLGPTLTPHHPPALPSKLPAEVNHVPSGPSTPADRTIAHLATPKPDTHSPRPTGPTPGLFPRPCHPSSTTSTALSTNATVMLAAGIPVPQFISSIHPEQSVIMPPHSITQTVSLGHLSQGEVRMSTPTLPSITYSIRPETLHSPRAPLQPQQIEARAPQRVGTPQPATTGVPALATQHPPEEEVHYHLPVARAAAPVQSEVLVMQSEYRLHPYTVPRDVRIMVHPHVTAVSEQPRATEGVVKVPPANKAPQQLVKEAVKTSDAKAVPAPAPVPVPVPVPTPAPPPHGEARILTVTPSSQLQGLPLTPPVVVTHGVQIVHSSGELFQEYRYGDVRTYHAPAQQLTHTQFPVASSISLASRTKTSAQVPPEGEPLQSTQSAQPAPSTQATQPIPPAPPCQPSQLSQPAQPPSGKIPQVSQEAKGTQTGGVEQTRLPAIPTNRPSEPHAQLQRAPVETAQPAHPSPVSVSMKPDLPSPLSSQAAPKQPLFVPANSGPSTPPGLALPHAEVQPAPKQESSPHGTPQRPVDMVQLLKQKYPIVWQGLLALKNDTAAVQLHFVSGNNVLAHRSLPLSEGGPPLRIAQRMRLEASQLEGVARRMTVETDYCLLLALPCGRDQEDVVSQTESLKAAFITYLQAKQAAGIINVPNPGSNQPAYVLQIFPPCEFSESHLSRLAPDLLASISNISPHLMIVIASV, translated from the exons TAGCGACTCCAGCAGCACGGCCAGTGACGACTCTCCGGCCCGCTCTGTTCAGTCGGCTGCAGTCCCCGCACCCACTTCCCAGTTGCTTTCGTCCCTTGAAAAAGATGAGCCCCGGAAAAGTTTTGGGATCAAAGTTCAGAATCTTCCAGTACGCTCTACAG ACACAAGCCTTAAAGACGGCCTTTTCCATGAGTTTAAGAAGTTTGGCAAGGTGACGTCAGTGCAGATCCACGGGGCCTCCGAGGAGAGATACGGCCTGGTGTTCTTCCGGCAGCAAGAGGACCAAGAAAAAGCATTGACCGCATCCAAGGGGAAGCTCTTCTTCGGCATGCAGATCGAGGTGACTGCATGGGTAGGACCAG aaacagagagtgaaaaTGAGTTTCGGCCCTTGGATGAGAGGATAGATGAATTCCATCCCAAAGCAACGAGAACTCTTTTTATTGGGAACCTTGAAAAAACGACTACTTACCACGACCTTCGAAACATCTTTCAGCGCTTTGGAGAAATTGTG GACATTGACATTAAGAAGGTGAACGGGGTGCCTCAGTACGCGTTCCTGCAGTACTGTGATATCGCTAGTGTGTGTAAGGCCATCAAGAAGATGGACGGAGAGTACCTTGGAAATAACCGCCTCAAG CTGGGTTTTGGAAAGAGCATGCCTACCAACTGTGTGTGGTTAGATGGGCTTTCTTCAAATGTGTCCGATCAGTATTTAACTCGGCATTTCTGCCGATACGGACCTGTGGTAAAG GTGGTGTTTGACCGCTTGAAAGGCATGGCTCTGGTTCTCTACAGCGAGATCGAGGATGCACAGGCGGCTGTCAAGGAGACCAAGGGCAGGAAAATTGGTGGGAATAAGATTAAG gtggacTTTGCAAATCGGGAAAGCCAACTGGCATTTTATCACTGCATGGAGAAATCTGGTCAGGATATGAGAGACTTCTATGAAATGCTAACAGAGAGAAG AGAGGAACGAAGAGGGTCCTATGAGTACAGTCAAGAACGGACATACTATGAAAATGTTCGCACTCCAGGCACCTACCCTGAGGACTCCAGGAGGGACTATCCGGCTCGGGGGAGAGAGTTTTACTCGGAGTGGGAGACGTACCAAGGAGAGTATTATGACTCCCGGTACTATGATGAGCCTCGCGAATACAGAGAATATAGGAGTGATCCCTATGAGCAGGATATTCGGGAGTACAGCTATAGGCAGCGAGAACGAGAGCGAGAACGGGAGAGATTCGAATCTGACCGGGACCACGAGAGGAGACCCATAGAGCGAAGCCAGAGTCCCGTGCACTTGCGTCGTCCACAGAGCCCTGGGGTGTCTCCTGCGCATTCGGAGAGATTGCCAAGTGACTCTGAGAGGAGGCTGTACCGCCGGTCCTCGGAGCGCAGCGGCAGCTGCAGCTCAGTGTCCCCCCCACGGTACGATAAGCTGGAGAAGGCTCGGCTGGAGCGCTACACAAAAAACGAAAAGGCGGACAAAGAGCGCACTTTCGATCCCGAGCGGGTCGAGAGGGAGAGACGAATAGTTCgcaaggagaagggagaaaaggacaAAGCTGAGAGGCAGAAGCGGAAAGGAAAGGCTCACTCCCCTAGTTCTCAGCCTTCGGAAACCGAGCAGGAAAATGACCGAGAGCAGAGCCCCGAGAAACCGCGGGGCTCCACCAAACTCAGCAGAGACAGGGCCGACAAGGAAGGGCCAGCCAAGAACCGCCTGGAGCTCGTGCCTTGCGTGGTTCTGACCCGAGTAAAGGAAAAGGAGGGCAAGGTCATCGAGCACCCACCCCCAGAAAAGCTCAAAGCCAGGCTCGGCCGTGACACTACCAAGGCATCGGCCCTGGACCAGAAACCCCAGGCCGCTCAGGGGGAGCCTGCCAAGTCGGACCCGGCCCGAGGGAAAGCGCTGAGGGAGAAGGTCCTCCCGAGCCACGCGGaggtgggggagaaggagggcaGGACTAAGCTCCGGAAACACCTCAAGGCCGAGCAGACGCCCGAGCTCAGCGCTCTGGACCTGGAGAAGCTGGAAGCCAGGAAAAGGCGCTTTGCAGATTCTGGCTtgaaaatagaaaagcaaaaaccagaaatcaagaaaaccagCCCCGAGACAGAGGATACTCGAATACTTTTAAAGAAGCAGCCTGACACATCAagagatggtgttttgctgagggaAGGAGAGTCTGAAAGAAAGCCTGTGAGAAAAGAAATCCTTAAAAGGGAATCAAAAAAAACTAAGCTGGAAAGACTTAATTCAGCTCTCAGCCCCAAAGACTGCCAGGATCCTGCTGCTGTCTCTGCAGGGTCTGGCTCTCGGCCCAGCTCAGACGTACACGCAGGACTGGGAGAACTAACACACGGATCTGTGGAGACTCAAGAAACCCAGCCCAAAAAAGCCATCCCCTCAAAACCTCAGCCCAAACAGCTGCAGCTCCTAGAGAATCAAGGGCCTGAGAAAGAGGAAGTGAGGAAAAACTATTGCCGGCCTCGTGAGGAACCAGCGGAACACAGAGCAGGCCAGGAGAAGCCCCACGGAGGGAATGCGGAAGAGAAACTTGGCATTGACATTGATCACACGCAGAGCTACCGGAAACAGATGGAGCAGAGCCGCCGGAAGCAGCGGATGGAGATGGAGATCGCCAAGGCTGAGAAGTTTGGCAGTCCGAAGAAAGATGTAGATGACTACGAAAGGCGCAGCCTTGTCCACGAGGTGGGCAAGCCCCCTCAGGATGTCACTGATGACTCCCCGCCCAGCAAGAAGCGAAGGACGGATCACGTGGATTTCGATATCTGtaccaaaagagagagaaactaccGAAGTTCACGCCAGATCAGCGAGGACTCAGAAAGAACCAGCTGCTCTCCGAGTGTCCGCCACGGCTCCTTCCATGACGATGATGACCCCAGGGGCTCCCCTAGGCTAGTGTCAGTAAAAGGGTCCCCTAAAGGGGATGAGAAAGGCCTCCCCTATCCTAACGCAGCAGTGAGAGACGATCCATTAAAATGCAATCCTTACGATTCTGGCAAGAGAGAACAGACAGCAGACACGGCCAAAATCAAACTGTCTGTCTTGAATTCTGAAGGGGAACCAAGCCGGTGGGACCCTCCGATGAAACAGGACCCCAGCCGGTTTGATGTCAGTTTCCCAAACAGTGTAATTAAGAGAGACAGTCTACGAAAGAGGTCTGTGCGCGATCTGGAACCTGGTGAGGTGCCCTCTGATTCTGATGAGGACGCCGAGCACAGGTCCCagtcccccagagcttccagctTCTATGACAGCCCTCGGCTGTCTTTTTTATTGAGGGACAGAGACCAAAAACTACGTGAGCGAGATGAAAGACTCGCTAGCTCTTTAGAAAGGAATAAATTTTACTCTTTTGCACTGGATAAGACAATCACACCAGACACTAAAGCTTTGCTTGAAAGAGCCAAATCCCTCTCATCATCCCGTGAAGAAAATTGGTCTTTCCTTGACTGGGACTCGCGGTTTGCTAATTTTCGaaacaacaaagataaagaaaaggtTGACTCGGCCCCCAGGCCTATTCCGTCCTGgtacatgaagaagaagaaaatcaggaCGGACTCGGAGGGGAAACTGGCTGATAAAAAGGACGAGCgcagggaggaggagcaggagaggcaggagttgTTCGCCTCTCGGTTCTTACACAGCTCCATCTTTGAGCAAGACTCCAAGAGGCTGCAGCACCTTGAGAGGAAGAGCGAGGAGCCCGACCTCCCCCCCGGGGGGCTGTACGGCAGGCAGGCGTCTGAGGGTGCAAACAGCACGAGTGATTCGGTGCAGGAGCCAGTGGTCCTGTTCCACAGCAGATTCATGGAGCTGACGCGGATgcagcagaaggagaaggagaaggaccaGAAGCCCAAAGAGGCTGAGAAGCAGGAAGAGCCGGAGACTCATCCCAAGACTCCAGAGCCTGCTGCAGAGACTAAAGAGCCGGAGCCGAAAGCCCCTGTTTCAGCTGGGCTTCCTGCCGTCACCGTCACCGTCGTGACACCAGAGCCAGCATCCTCCGCCCCTGAGAAGGCTGAGGAGGCAGCGGAGGCTCCTTCACCAGCAGGAGAGAAGCCTGCAGAGCCCGCTCCTGTCTCGGAAGAAACAAAGCTTGTGTCTGAGCCTGCGTCTGTACCCGTGGAGCAGCCCAGGCAGTCAGATGTACCCCCCGGAGAGGACAGCCGGGATAGCCAGGACAGCGCTGCCTTGGCACCTTCAGCTCCTCAAGAAAGCGCAGCTACTGACGCCGTCCCTTGTGTGAATGCTGAACCTCTGACTCCCGGAACCACAGTTTCCCAGGTAGAAAGCAGTGTAGACCCCAAACCTAGCAGTCCCCAGCCCCTTTCAAAACTGACTCAGAGGTCCGAGGAAGCCGAAGAGGGGAAAGTGGAGAAGCCAGACACAACTCCAAGCACTGAGCCTGACGCCACTCAGAACGCTGGGGTTGCATCAGAAGCTCAGCCCCCCGCTTCTGAAGATGTAGAAGCCAATCCTCCAGTCGCTGCAAAAGACAGGAAGACTAACAAGAGCAAGCGTTCCAAGACGTCCGTCCAGGCGGCTGCCGCCAGCGTCGTGGAGAAGCCTGTCACCAGGAAGAGCGAGAGGATAGACCGGGAAAAGCTGAAGAGGTCCAGCTCTCCTCGTGGAGAAGCACAGAAGCTGCTGGAACTaaagatggaggcagagaagATTACAAGGACTGCGTCGAAAAGCTCTGGGGGAGACACGGAGCACCCTGAGCCTAGCTTGCCTCTCAGCAGGAGCAGGCGCCGGAACGTGAGGAGTGTTTATGCCACCATGACCGACCACGAGAGCCGGTCCCCGGCCAAGGAGCCTGTGGAGCAGCCCAGAGTGACCAGGAAGAGACTGGAGCGGGAGCTGCAGGAGGCGGTGGTACCTCCCACCACCCCTCGGAGGGGAAGGCCCCCCAAGACCCGCCGGCGTGCCGAGGAAGACGGTGAGCATGAGAGGAAAGAGCCTGCAGAGACACCCAGGCCCGCTGAGGGCTGGCGGTCACCGAGGTCTCAGAAGTCGGCAGCTGCTGCTGGACCCcaagggaaaagggggaggaatGAGCAGAAGGTTGAGGCTGCCGCTGAGGCCGGTGCCCAGGCGAGCACGAGGGAAGGTAACCCTAAGTCCAGAGGCGAGAGAGAGGCAGCAAGTGAGCCCAAACGGGACAGGAGAGACCCCAGCACAGACAAGAACGGACCCGACACCTTCCCAGTTGAGGTCCTGGAGAGAAAACCTCCTGAGAAAACCTACAAATCAAAGAGGGGCCGTGCTCGGAGCACGAGGTCAGCGATGGACAGGGCCGCGCATCAGAGAAGCCTGGAAATGGCCGCCCGGGCAGCAGGGCAGGCAGCAGACAAGGAAGCTGGGCCTGCGGCGGCCTCTCCTCAGGAGAGTGAGAGCCCCCAGAAGGGAAGTGGCTCCTCACCTCAGCTGGCAAACAACCCAGCCGATCCCgacagggaggcagaggaggaaagtGCGTCTGCCTCCACGGCGCCCCCAGAAGGCACGCAGCTAGCCAGGCAGATAGAGCTGGAGCAGGCCGTGCAGAACATCGCAAAGCTCCCCGAGCCCTCTGCTGCTGCCGCTAGCAAGGGCACGGCCACGGCCACGGCAGCATCTGAAGAGCCTGCCCCAGAGCATGGCCACAAGCCAGCACACCAGGCCAGCGAAACTGAACTGGCTGCGGCCATTGGCTCCATCATCAGTGACGCCTCTGGAGAGCCAGAGAACTTCTCCGCTCCTCCCTCCGTTCCCCCAGGATCTCAGACACATCCACGGGAAGGAATGGAGCCAGGGCTCCATGAGGCCGAGTCGGGAATCTTGGAGACAGGGACAGCAACAGAGTCTTCTGCCCCACAAGTCAGTGCCTTGGATCCACCGGAAGGTTCTGcagacaccaaggaaaccagAGGAAACAGTGGTGACTCTGTACAGGAAGCCAAGGGGTCTAAAGTGGAAGTCACTCCTCCCCGGAAAGACAAAGGGCGCCAAAAGACAACACGACGCCGGAAAAGGAATGCCAACAAGAAAGTGGTCGCCATCACAGAGACTCGTGCCTCTGAGGCTGAGCAGACTCAGAGTGAGAGCCCCGCTGCAGAGGAGGCGACAGCAGCAACCCCGGAAGCTCCCCAGGAAGAGAAACAGAGTGagaagcctccctcccctcctgcgGAGTGCACCTTCGACCCAAGCAAGACCCCGCCTGCTGAGAGTCTGTCCCAGGAAAACAGTGCTGCAGAAAAGACACCGTGCAAAGCCCCTgtgctccctgccctgcccccccTTTCCCAGCCAGCACTGATGGATGATGGGCCCCAAGCCAGGTTCAAGGTGCACTCGATCATCGAGAGTGACCCTGTGACCCCACCCAGCGACTCAGGCATACCTCCTCCCACAATCCCCTTAGTGACCATAGCAAAGCTCCCACCTCCAGTCATTCCTGGGGGAGTCCCACATCAGAGTCCCCCCCCTAAGGTGACAGAGTGGATCACAAGACAGGAAGAGCCTCGGGCTCAGTCCACCCCATCTCCAGCCCTTCCCCCAGACACAAAGGCCTCTGATATGGACACCAGCTCCAGTACACTGAGGAAGATCCTCATGGACCCCAAATATGTGTCTGCCACAGGAGTTACGTCCACAAGTGTCACTTCAGCCATTGCAGAGCCCGTGAGTGCGCCTTGTCTGCAGGAGGCGCCGGCCCCTCCCTGTGACCCTAAGCATCCTCCCTTAGAAGGCGTGTCAGCAGCCGCAGTACCAAATGCTGACACACAAGCCTCAGAGGTTCCGGTGGCTGCCGACAAAGAGAAGGTGGCTCCGGTCATTGCCCCTAAAATCACGTCGGTTATTAGCCGGATGCCCGTTAGCATTGACCTGGAGAACTCGCAGAAGATCACGTTGGCAAAGCCAGCTCCTCAGACCCTGACTGGCCTGGTGAGTGCCCTGACTGGTCTGGTGAATGTCTCTCTGGTCCCGGTGAATGCCTTAAAGGGCCCTGTGAAGGGCTCAGTAGCCACCCTGAAAGGTTTGGTGAGCACCCCTGCTGGGCCCGTGAATCTCCTAAAGGGGCCCGTGAATGTCCTCACGGGGCCTGTCAATGTCCTGACTACTCCTGTGAGTGCCACAGTGGGCACGGTGAACGCTGCCCCCGGCCCCGTGACTGCTGCCTGTGGCGTGACGGCCACAACAGGCACAGCAGCCGTGACGGGTGCAGTGACTGCCCCAGCAGCCAAGGGCAAGCAGCGGGCCAGTAGCAATGAGAACAGCCGCTTCCACCCTGGGTCCATGTCAGTGATTGATGACCGACCAGCAGACACGGGCTCTGGCGCGGGGCTGCGGGTGAATACATCAGAAGGGGTCGTGCTGCTGAGCTACTCGGGACAGAAGACGGAAGGCCCCCAGCGGATCAGTGCTAAGATCAGCCAGATCCCTCCAGCCAGCGCAATGGACATCGAGTTTCAGCAGTCAGTATCCAAGTCCCAAGTGAAAGCAGACTCCATCACCCCGACCCAGTCTGCACCCAAAGGCCCTCAGACCCCTTCAGCCTTTGCCAACGTGGCCGCCCATTCTACCCTGGTACTGACTGCCCAGACATACAATGCCTCTCCCGTGATCTCCTCCGTGAAGACGGACCGGCCATCCTTGGAGAAGCCCGAGCCCATTCACCTCTCGGTGTCCACCCCTGTGACCCAGGGTGGCACAGTGAAGGTTCTCACCCAGGGCATCAACACCCCCCCAGTGCTCGTCCACAACCAACTTGTCCTCACCCCGAGCATCGTCACCACCAACAAGAAGCTTGCTGACCCTGTCACTCTGAAAATCGAGACCAAGGTCCTTCAGCCAGCTAACCTGGGgcccaccctcactccccaccacccccctgccctgcccagcaAACTGCCTGCAGAGGTGAACCATGTTCCTTCTGGACCCAGTACCCCAGCAGATCGGACCATCGCCCACTTGGCAACCCCCAAACCAGATACTCATTCACCTCGCCCTACTGGGCCTACACCAGGCCTGTTCCCTAGGCCATGCCACCCCAGCAGCACGACCTCCACAGCGCTGTCCACCAACGCCACCGTCATGCTGGCTGCCGGCATCCCGGTGCCGCAGTTCATCTCCAGCATACACCCAGAGCAGTCTGTCATCATGCCCCCCCACAGCATCACTCAGACAGTGTCTCTAGGTCACCTGTCCCAGGGGGAGGTGAGAATGAgcacccccaccctgcccagcATCACCTACAGCATCCGGCCAGAGACGCTGCACTCTCCTCGAGCCCCTCTGCAGCCCCAGCAGATAGAGGCGAGGGCCCCACAGCGTGTGGGCACGCCTCAGCCAGCCACGACTGGTGTGCCTGCTCTGGCCACACAGCACCCTCCTGAGGAAGAGGTTCATTATCACCTCCCTGTGGCTCGAGCTGCAGCCCCGGTGCAGTCAGAAGTGCTGGTCATGCAGTCCGAGTACCGGTTGCACCCGTACACGGTTCCCCGGGACGTGCGGATCATGGTGCATCCACATGTGACTGCTGTCAGTGAACAGCCCAGGGCCACAGAGGGGGTGGTAAAGGTGCCACCAGCCAACAAGGCCCCCCAGCAACTGGTGAAGGAAGCGGTTAAGACTTCAGATGCCAAAGCAGTCCCGGCCCCAGCCCCTGTCCccgtccctgtccctgtccctacccctgccccgccccctcaTGGTGAAGCCCGCATTCTCACGGTCACCCCCAGCAGCCAGCTTCAGGGGCTGCCTCTGACCCCACCTGTGGTCGTAACCCACGGGGTGCAGATTGTGCACTCCAGTGGTGAGCTGTTCCAAGAATACAGGTACGGTGACGTCCGCACCTACCACGCCCCCGCTCAGCAGCTCACACACACTCAGTTTCCTGTCGCCTCCTCCATCAGCCTAGCCTCCAGGACCAAGACTTCTGCCCAG GTGCCCCCTGAAGGTGAGCCCTTGCAGTCCACGCAGTCTGCACAGCCTGCCCCCTCTACGCAGGCCACGCAGCCTATACCACCTGCCCCGCCCTGCCAGCCCTCCCAACTCAGCCAGCCTGCCCAGCCACCGAGTGGCAAGATTCCTCAGGTCTCCCAAGAAGCAAAGGGGACGCAGACAGGAGGGGTGGAGCAGACTCGCCTCCCAGCCATCCCCACAAACAGGCCATCTGAGCCACACGCTCAGCTTCAGAGGGCGCCGGTGGAAACAGCCCAGCCAGCCCACCCCTCCCCTGTGTCCGTCTCCATGAAGCCAGACCTCCCAAGCCCTCTTTCCTCTCAGGCTGCCCCAAAGCAGCCATTGTTTGTCCCTGCAAACTCAGGCCCAAGCACCCCACCTGGACTGGCTCTGCCTCACGCTGAAGTCCAGCCAGCTCCCAAACAAGAGTCTTCTCCACACGGGACACCACAACGGCCTGTGGATATGGTCCAGCTGCTGAAG CAGAAGTACCCCATCGTGTGGCAGGGCCTGCTGGCCCTCAAGAACGACACGGCTGCTGTGCAGCTCCACTTCGTCTCTGGCAACAATGTCCTGGCTCATCGgtccctgcctctctctgaaGGTGGTCCCCCACTGCGGATCGCCCAGAGGATGCGACTAGAGGCCTCACAGCTGGAAGGGGTCGCCAGGAGAATGACA GTGGAAACCGACTACTGCCTGCTGCTGGCTCTGCCCTGTGGCCGTGACCAGGAGGATGTGGTGAGCCAGACCGAGTCCCTCAAGGCTGCCTTCATCACTTACCTGCAGGCCAAGCAAGCAGCAGGGATTATCAATGTCCCCAACCCTGGCTCCAATCAG cctgcCTACGTGCTTCAGATCTTCCCACCCTGTGAGTTCTCCGAGAGTCACCTCTCCCGGCTGGCCCCTGAcctccttgccagcatctccAACATCTCTCCTCACCTCATGATTGTCATTGCCTCGGTGTGA